CTCTTCTCAACAAATTTCAAGTTGCAGATTATGTTATTGGTGAACGAGCATGTCCGGAGCAATTTACCACCCACGATAATGCAGACAACAACATTGTGAATCCTGCTTTCACTCTATGGCAAGATGAAGATTCTACTATCATCCTTTGGCTTAATTCAACTATATATGATTCGATTCTTCCTTATTTTGCTAGTGCACTGCAACTTCTCATGAACTATGGAGCAACATTGAATCAAGATTATCTCAGGTATCAGATACACATACAATTCAACTTTGTGCCAATTTGAAACgtatcaaattaggtaaaaattcCATAAATACTAATTTGAATGAGATCAAGAAAGTTGTTGATGCTTTAGACGATGTTGATTCTATTGTTAGCGATGATGAAATTATAGTAAATACACTATCTGGATTGAGCTCTTCATTTGAAGGTTTCA
This is a stretch of genomic DNA from Papaver somniferum cultivar HN1 chromosome 1, ASM357369v1, whole genome shotgun sequence. It encodes these proteins:
- the LOC113331194 gene encoding uncharacterized protein LOC113331194 isoform X2, whose amino-acid sequence is MESQFISKVHLNHLTSIVNFKLKEDNFLTWKSVNLSLLNKFQVADYVIGERACPEQFTTHDNADNNIVNPAFTLWQDEDSTIILWLNSTIYDSILPYFASALQLLMNYGATLNQDYLRALMSMASITSTLIHQ
- the LOC113331194 gene encoding uncharacterized protein LOC113331194 isoform X1; the encoded protein is MESQFISKVHLNHLTSIVNFKLKEDNFLTWKSVNLSLLNKFQVADYVIGERACPEQFTTHDNADNNIVNPAFTLWQDEDSTIILWLNSTIYDSILPYFASALQLLMNYGATLNQDYLRSSIWVCCRALMSMASITSTLIHQ